The Anopheles coluzzii chromosome 2, AcolN3, whole genome shotgun sequence genome window below encodes:
- the LOC120954026 gene encoding serine-arginine protein 55 isoform X3 yields MVGSRVYVGGLPYGVRERDLERFFKGYGRTRDILIKNGYGFVEFEDYRDADDAVYELNGKELLGERVVVEPARGTARGPSGYRERDRYDRDRRGGRYDKYKSNSRNSSRYGPPLRTEYRLVVENLSTRVSWQICARPRIDCCPLVV; encoded by the exons ATGGTGGGGTCACGCGTGTATGTTGGTGGTTTGCCGTATGGCGTCAGGGAACGCGACTTGGAGCGTTTCTTTAAAGGTTATGGCAGGACGAGAGATATTCTGATCAAGAATGGCTATGGCTTTGTT GAGTTTGAGGATTATCGTGATGCTGATGACGCCGTCTACGAATTAAACGGGAAAGAGCTATTGGGTGAAAG AGTTGTTGTGGAACCAGCAAGGGGTACCGCTCGTGGGCCAAGCGGTTACCGCGAAAGAGATAGGTACGATAGAGATCGCCGTGGTGGAAGGTATGACAA ATATAAAAGCAATTCCAGGAACAGTTCCCGTTATGGACCCCCACTCCGTACCGAATACCGTCTGGTCGTGGAGAATTTGTCGACCCGTGTCAGCTGGCAG ATTTGTGCGCGCCCAAGGATCGACTGCTGCCCCTTGGTCGTCTGA
- the LOC120954026 gene encoding serine-arginine protein 55 isoform X5, with the protein MVGSRVYVGGLPYGVRERDLERFFKGYGRTRDILIKNGYGFVEFEDYRDADDAVYELNGKELLGERVVVEPARGTARGPSGYRERDRYDRDRRGGRYDKNSSRYGPPLRTEYRLVVENLSTRVSWQL; encoded by the exons ATGGTGGGGTCACGCGTGTATGTTGGTGGTTTGCCGTATGGCGTCAGGGAACGCGACTTGGAGCGTTTCTTTAAAGGTTATGGCAGGACGAGAGATATTCTGATCAAGAATGGCTATGGCTTTGTT GAGTTTGAGGATTATCGTGATGCTGATGACGCCGTCTACGAATTAAACGGGAAAGAGCTATTGGGTGAAAG AGTTGTTGTGGAACCAGCAAGGGGTACCGCTCGTGGGCCAAGCGGTTACCGCGAAAGAGATAGGTACGATAGAGATCGCCGTGGTGGAAGGTATGACAA GAACAGTTCCCGTTATGGACCCCCACTCCGTACCGAATACCGTCTGGTCGTGGAGAATTTGTCGACCCGTGTCAGCTGGCAG CTTTGA
- the LOC120954026 gene encoding serine-arginine protein 55 isoform X1 yields MVGSRVYVGGLPYGVRERDLERFFKGYGRTRDILIKNGYGFVEFEDYRDADDAVYELNGKELLGERVVVEPARGTARGPSGYRERDRYDRDRRGGRYDKYKSNSRNSSRYGPPLRTEYRLVVENLSTRVSWQDLKDYMRQAGEVTYADAHKQRKNEGVVEFATLSDMKTAIEKLDDTELNGRRIRLVEDRGRNGRNGRGRSRSSSSRSRSRSRRRSRSRSRSRRSSRSRSKSRSRSKSKNGSKSPEKSRSRSRSVKSRDNSKSKSRSRSPKRDRDESRSRSRSRSKSHSRSRSKSKDNKSRSRSRSRSRSPRSHSRSRDRSQSHDKSHDKSRSASPKNNDHSPERNESMED; encoded by the exons ATGGTGGGGTCACGCGTGTATGTTGGTGGTTTGCCGTATGGCGTCAGGGAACGCGACTTGGAGCGTTTCTTTAAAGGTTATGGCAGGACGAGAGATATTCTGATCAAGAATGGCTATGGCTTTGTT GAGTTTGAGGATTATCGTGATGCTGATGACGCCGTCTACGAATTAAACGGGAAAGAGCTATTGGGTGAAAG AGTTGTTGTGGAACCAGCAAGGGGTACCGCTCGTGGGCCAAGCGGTTACCGCGAAAGAGATAGGTACGATAGAGATCGCCGTGGTGGAAGGTATGACAA ATATAAAAGCAATTCCAGGAACAGTTCCCGTTATGGACCCCCACTCCGTACCGAATACCGTCTGGTCGTGGAGAATTTGTCGACCCGTGTCAGCTGGCAG GATCTCAAGGACTACATGCGCCAAGCTGGAGAAGTAACTTATGCAGATGCCCACAAGCAACGCAAAAACGAAGG cGTCGTAGAGTTTGCGACATTATCGGACATGAAAACTGCCATTGAGAAGCTGGATGATACAGAGCTAAATGGACGACGTATTCGTTTGGTTGAGGATCGTGGACGTAACGGACGAAATGGACGTGGCCGCTCACGGTCTTCGAGCAGTCGCTCTAGATCGCGTTCGCGTCGTCGATCGCGTTCCCGTTCCCGGTCTCGTCGTTCGTCTCGTAGCCGTTCTAAGTCGCGTAGCCGATCGAAATCGAAGAATGGATCGAAATCACCTGAAAAGTCTCGTTCGCGTTCTCGTTCagt CAAATCTCGGGATAACAGCAAATCAAAATCACGTTCTCGTTCACCGAAACGCGATCGCGATGAGTCCCGCTCTCGTTCCCGATCACGCTCAAAGTCGCATTCACGTTCGCGTTCCAAGTCCAAGGATAACAAATCGCGTTCGCGATCCCGATCGCGCTCTCGTTCTCCACGATCCCACTCAAGGTCTCGCGATCGCTCGCAGTCGCATGATAAGTCACACGATAAGTCCCGTTCTGCATCTCCCAAAAATAACGATCACTCTCCGGAGCGTAATGAAAGCATGGAGGATTGA
- the LOC120954026 gene encoding serine-arginine protein 55 isoform X2, whose translation MVGSRVYVGGLPYGVRERDLERFFKGYGRTRDILIKNGYGFVEFEDYRDADDAVYELNGKELLGERVVVEPARGTARGPSGYRERDRYDRDRRGGRYDKNSSRYGPPLRTEYRLVVENLSTRVSWQDLKDYMRQAGEVTYADAHKQRKNEGVVEFATLSDMKTAIEKLDDTELNGRRIRLVEDRGRNGRNGRGRSRSSSSRSRSRSRRRSRSRSRSRRSSRSRSKSRSRSKSKNGSKSPEKSRSRSRSVKSRDNSKSKSRSRSPKRDRDESRSRSRSRSKSHSRSRSKSKDNKSRSRSRSRSRSPRSHSRSRDRSQSHDKSHDKSRSASPKNNDHSPERNESMED comes from the exons ATGGTGGGGTCACGCGTGTATGTTGGTGGTTTGCCGTATGGCGTCAGGGAACGCGACTTGGAGCGTTTCTTTAAAGGTTATGGCAGGACGAGAGATATTCTGATCAAGAATGGCTATGGCTTTGTT GAGTTTGAGGATTATCGTGATGCTGATGACGCCGTCTACGAATTAAACGGGAAAGAGCTATTGGGTGAAAG AGTTGTTGTGGAACCAGCAAGGGGTACCGCTCGTGGGCCAAGCGGTTACCGCGAAAGAGATAGGTACGATAGAGATCGCCGTGGTGGAAGGTATGACAA GAACAGTTCCCGTTATGGACCCCCACTCCGTACCGAATACCGTCTGGTCGTGGAGAATTTGTCGACCCGTGTCAGCTGGCAG GATCTCAAGGACTACATGCGCCAAGCTGGAGAAGTAACTTATGCAGATGCCCACAAGCAACGCAAAAACGAAGG cGTCGTAGAGTTTGCGACATTATCGGACATGAAAACTGCCATTGAGAAGCTGGATGATACAGAGCTAAATGGACGACGTATTCGTTTGGTTGAGGATCGTGGACGTAACGGACGAAATGGACGTGGCCGCTCACGGTCTTCGAGCAGTCGCTCTAGATCGCGTTCGCGTCGTCGATCGCGTTCCCGTTCCCGGTCTCGTCGTTCGTCTCGTAGCCGTTCTAAGTCGCGTAGCCGATCGAAATCGAAGAATGGATCGAAATCACCTGAAAAGTCTCGTTCGCGTTCTCGTTCagt CAAATCTCGGGATAACAGCAAATCAAAATCACGTTCTCGTTCACCGAAACGCGATCGCGATGAGTCCCGCTCTCGTTCCCGATCACGCTCAAAGTCGCATTCACGTTCGCGTTCCAAGTCCAAGGATAACAAATCGCGTTCGCGATCCCGATCGCGCTCTCGTTCTCCACGATCCCACTCAAGGTCTCGCGATCGCTCGCAGTCGCATGATAAGTCACACGATAAGTCCCGTTCTGCATCTCCCAAAAATAACGATCACTCTCCGGAGCGTAATGAAAGCATGGAGGATTGA
- the LOC120954026 gene encoding serine-arginine protein 55 isoform X4 codes for MVGSRVYVGGLPYGVRERDLERFFKGYGRTRDILIKNGYGFVEFEDYRDADDAVYELNGKELLGERVVVEPARGTARGPSGYRERDRYDRDRRGGRYDKYKSNSRNSSRYGPPLRTEYRLVVENLSTRVSWQL; via the exons ATGGTGGGGTCACGCGTGTATGTTGGTGGTTTGCCGTATGGCGTCAGGGAACGCGACTTGGAGCGTTTCTTTAAAGGTTATGGCAGGACGAGAGATATTCTGATCAAGAATGGCTATGGCTTTGTT GAGTTTGAGGATTATCGTGATGCTGATGACGCCGTCTACGAATTAAACGGGAAAGAGCTATTGGGTGAAAG AGTTGTTGTGGAACCAGCAAGGGGTACCGCTCGTGGGCCAAGCGGTTACCGCGAAAGAGATAGGTACGATAGAGATCGCCGTGGTGGAAGGTATGACAA ATATAAAAGCAATTCCAGGAACAGTTCCCGTTATGGACCCCCACTCCGTACCGAATACCGTCTGGTCGTGGAGAATTTGTCGACCCGTGTCAGCTGGCAG CTTTGA